Within the Nocardioides humi genome, the region AGGAGGTACGCCGATGACCGGCCCGTCCCGCGCCGAGGCGACCCGTGCCCGGCTGCTCGAGGCGGCCGTCACGGCGTTCTCCGAGAAGGGCTTCCACGGCACGACGACGCGCGACATCGCCGGCGCCGCGGGGATGAGCCCGGCCGCGGTCTACGTGCACCACCGCTCGAAGGAGGAGCTGCTCTTCCTCATCTCCCGCGCGGGCCACCAGGAGGCGCTGGACGTCGTCCGCACGGCGCGCGCGTCCTCGTCCGACCCGGTCGAGCAGGCGGCCGCCGTGGGCCGGGCCTTCGCGGAGTTCCACGCCCACCACCACACGGTCGCGCGGATCCTCAACTACGAGCTGGCCGCCCTCAGCGACGAGCACCGCGCCGAGATCGACGAGCTGCGCACCGGCATCGACCGCGAGCTGCGCGACCTCGTGCGCGACGGCGTCGCCTCCGGCGCCTTCGACATCCCCGACCCGGCCCTGGCCGCGACCGCGCTCGCCTCGATGGGCGTCGACATCGCCCGCTGGTACCGCGAGGACGGCGAGTGGTCCCCCACCCAGATCGGCGACTACTACGCCGACCTGGCGCTGCGCCTGGTCGGCGCCCGCTGAACGGCGGGAGCGTCGGTCGTTCGGTCAGCTGACCGGCTCCCGGTCGGCACGACGACGGGCTGTGGCAGGATCCCGATCAGTCGACCGAGAGGGAGCCCCATGGCGTACGTCGAAGCCTCCGTCCGGCGCCGGCAGCTGGTGGCCGCGGCCCGGAGCGCCCTCGCCCGGGAGGGTGTGGCGCGGACCTCGCTGCGCGCGGTGGCCGCGGAGGCGGGCGTGCCGCTCGGCACGATGCAGTACGTCTTCCCGTCCAAGAAGGAGCTGCTCCGCGCCGTGATCGAGGACGTCGTCGACGAGATCGCCGACGTGCTCGAGAAGGCGACGGAGACCGACCGCGGACTCGAGCACGCCATCCGCCGAGGACTCGCCGCCTTCTGGAAGGAGCTCGTCAGCGGTCGCACGAACCTGCAGGTGATGCAGTACGAGCTGACCATGTACGCCCTGCGCACGCCCGGCCAGGAGGAGCTCGCGCGCTGGCAGTACGAGCGGTACGCCGAGGTCGTGGCCGCGTGGTGCCAGCAGGCCGCGACGCACGCCGGCGAGACCTGCGCGGTCCCGTTCGCCCGACTGGCTCGGGTGATCGTCGCCAGCATCGACGGCCTGATCCTGCAGCACGTCTGCAACCCGAGCCCCACCCGCGCACGGGGCGACCTCGACGCGGTCGCGGACATGGTGGTCGCGCTGGCCGCCATCGCACCAGCCGCCTGATCCCGGCTCGAGCGCCTCCGCGACCGCACTCGGTCGACTGTACGAATTCCGCCGACGGGGGTTGCGCATCCCGTCCGTCGCGACCTACTGTCGGTGATCTCAGTCATACGACCGACTTTCTCGATGGAGACGGACAAGGAGACAGACGTGGAGGCGGACATGAGCGAGGTCGACGTCGTCGTGGTGGGTGCCGGTCTCGCCGGCCTGAGCGCGGCCCGCACGCTGGTGGCGGCCGGGCGAAGCGTCACCGTGCTGGAGGCGCGCGAGCGGGTGGGCGGCCGGACCGAGGGCGGCACACTCGAAGGCGCTCCGGTCGAGCTCGGCGGCACCTGGCTCGGCGAGGGCCACACCCGGATGTACGAGCTCGTCGCCGAGCTCGGCCTGGAGACCTTCCCGACCTGGAACGACGCCGGCAGCCTGCTCCTCGAGCTCGGCGGCCGGCAGTCCCGGCTGTCGCCGACGAAGGGCGCGACCCCGCGGCTCAACCCGATCGCGCTCGCGGACCTCGCCCAGGGCCTGGCCCGGTACGGCAGGCTCGCCCGCAGCGTCGACCCGGCCCGGCCGTGGGCGCACCCCCGGGCGGAGGTCCTCGACGGCCAGACCTACGAGTCCTGGGTACGCCGCAACCTCCGCACCCCCGCCGGCCGCTCGTACTTCCGAGTGCTGGCCGAGGCGCTCTACTCCGCCGACCCCTCGGACCTCTCCCTGCTGCACACGCTCTTCTACACGGCCAGCAACGGCGACCTCGAGACCCTGGCCTCCACCGACCGCGGCGCCCAGAAGGACCGGGTCGTCGGCGGCTCCGTACTGGTCGCCCAACGCCTCGCCGAGGGCCTCGATGTGCGCCTCGCCTCGCCGGTCGCGCGGATCGCCCAGGACGACCGGGGCGTCACGGTCCTGACCCGCGGCGGCGAGGCGCTCACCGCCCGGCACGTCGTGGTGGCCGTCCCGCCGACCCTGGCCGGCCGGCTGGACTACGACCCGCTGCTCCCGCCGTGGCGCGACCAGCTCACCCAGCGCGTCCCGGCCGGGACGGTGGCCAAGTGCTTCGCCGCCTACCCCACGCCGTTCTGGCGCGAGCAGGGCCTCAACGGGCAGGCGATCTCCGACCGCGGCCCGGTCAAGGTCACCTTCGACGTCTCCCCGCCCGACGCCGGGGTCGGCATCCTCCTCGGCTTCGTCGAGGGCGGCGAGGCGCGGCGCTGGCAGCGGCTGCCCGAGGCCGAGCGGCGGCGCGGCGTGCTCGACTGCTTCGCCCGCTACTTCGGCGCCGCGGCGGCCCACCCGACGTCGTACGTCGAGAAGGACTGGAGCGCCGAGGAGTTCACCCGCGGCTGCTACGGCGCCCACTTCGCACCCGGCACCTGGACCAGCTACGGTCCCGCGCTGCGCGAGCCCGTCGGCCGGATCCACTGGGCGGGCGCGGAGTACGCCGTGGAGTGGAACGGCTACATGGAGGGCGCGGTCCGCTCCGGGTGCACGACCGCCGAGGCGATCCTCAGCGGGCGACGCGGATCAGCTTCTTGTTGACGAACTCGTCCATGCCGAGCCGGCCGAGCTCGCGACCGAAGCCGGAGCGCTTCACGCCGCCGAAGGGCAGCTCGACCGCCTCGAGGCCGACGCCGTTGACGAAGACCATGCCGGTCTCCAGGGCGTCGGCGACCCGCTCGGCCTGGGCCGGGTCGGTGGTGAAGACGTAGGAGCCGAGGCCGTAGGGGGTGTCGTTGGCGATCCGGACGGCGTCGTCCTCGTCGGCGGCGCGGAAGACCATGGCGACGGGGCCGAACAGCTCCTGGCGGTACGCCGGGCTGTCGGCCGTGACGCCGGTGAGCACGCCGGCCGGGAAGAAGGCGCCCTCCCGCTCCCCCGTGCTCGCCAGCGAGGCGCCGGCGGCGACGGCCTCGTCGACCTGCCGGGCCAGGCCCTCGGCGGCGGCGACCGACGACAGCGGCGCGAGATCGCCCGCGGCGAGCACCCGCTCGGTGAAGCGGGAGACGAAGTCGTCGTACAGCTCATCGACGACCACGAACCTCTTGCCGGCGTTGCAGGCCTGGCCGGTGTTGGACAGGCGGGCCTCGGCGGCCGCGTCCACGGTGGCATCGAGGTCGTCGGTGGCGAGCAGCACGAACGGGTCGGAGCCGCCGAGCTCGAGCACGCACTTCTTCAGGTTGCGGCCGGCGATCTCCGCGACGGCCGCGCCGGCACGCTCCGAGCCGGTCAGCGAGACCCCCTGGATCCGCGGGTCGGCGATCACGTCCGCGATCTGCTCGTTCGTCGCGTAGACGTTGACATAGGCGCCCGGCGGGAGGCCGGCGTCGGCGAGGATCGCGGCCTGCAGTGCGGCCGAGCGCGGGCACTGCGGCGCGTGCTTGAGCACGATCGTGTTGCCCGTGGCGAGGTTCGGCGCGGCGAACCGGGCCACCTGGTAGACGGGGTAGTTCCACGGCATGATCCCGAGCAGCGGGCCGACCGGGCCGCGGCGTACGACGGCGCGGCCGGAGCCGCCCAGCAGCTCGATCTCCTCGTCGGCCAGGAACGCGGCGGCGCGCTCGGCGTAGAAGTCGTAGATGGCCGCGGAGAAGAGCACCTCGCCCTCGGCCGCGGCCGGCGCCTTGCCCATCTCGACGTGGATCGCCTCGGCCAGCTCGGCGGCGCGCTCGCGGTGCAGCTCGGCGACCCGGGACAGCAGGGCGGCCCGCTCGGCGACGGTCGAGGTCCGCCCCCACGAGGCGTAGGCCGCCGCGGCGGCGTCGACCGCGGCCGCGACCTCGGCGTCGGTGGCGGTGGGGAAGGTCTCGACCAGGTCCCCGGTCGCGGGGTTGCGGACGGCGTACTCGGTCATCGGAACTCCTCGGAGAGGTCGACGGACACGCGGGGATCGAGGGCGAGGGTGCCGGGGTCGACGATGCAGGAGCCGCCGTCGACGGGGAGCACCACCCCGTTGACGTACGACGCCGCGTCGGACAGCAGCCAGCCGACCGTCGTGGCGATCTCGTCGGGCCGGGCCGCGCGCCGCTGCGGGACGACGGCGGTGGCGAGGCGGTAGGCGTCGGCGGTGGAGAGCCCGCGCTCGGCGCCGAGCTCGGCCATCTCCATGTCGCCCATCTCGGTGGCGGTCCAACCGGGGCAGATCGCGTTGGCGCGCAGGCCGTCGCGGCCGTGGTCGACGGCGAGCGACTGGGTGAGCAGCAGGAGACCGGCCTTGCTGGCGGAGTAGGCGGCCATGCCGTCGCTGGCGCGCAGGGCGGCGACCGACGACACGGCGACGACGGCGCCGCGCGCGGCGAGCAGGTGTGGGAGCGCGGCCCGGACGAGCAGGAAGGGCGAGGTGAGGTTGACCCGCAGCGTCTCGTCCCACTGCTCGGGGTGACCTCGTCGACCCGGCCGACGTGGATGATGCCGTGGTTGAGGACCAGCCCGTCGAGGCGGCCGAAGGCCTGGACCGTCTCGTCCACGACCCGGGCGACCCCGGACGGCTCGCTGACGTCGGCGACCACCACGTGTGCGCCGGTCTCCTCGGCGACGGTGCGCAGCGGCGCCTCCCGGCGACCGCAGATGACGACCCGGTCGCCGGCCGCGGCGAGCTGCCGGGCGACCGCGGCGCCGATGCCGGTGCCGCCGCCGGTGACGAGGACGACCTTCCCCGTGGCGCCGGCCATCAGCTCGTCGCCACGTCGTCGAGGAAGTAGTCGACGAGCGCGGCCGCCCGGACCCGGATGTCCGCGTCGAGGGAGCCGACGTGCTCCAGCAGCACGTCGGGATCGAGCCCGTGGTCCCGGGCGTCCTGGGCGCCGCCGTCCTCGACCCACCCGCGGACGCTGTTCGCATCCACCTCGGGATGGAACTGCACGGCGAGGTTGCGGCGGAGCACGAACGCCTGCGGCGCCGCGGCGTTGGCGCCGACGACCGTCGCGTCCGCCGGCGGCACGAACCTGTCGTGGTGCCACTGCGTCCAGATCCCGGCCACCGCCGGCACTCCCGACACGACGTGCGGACCGATCTCGGGCGCCGGCGACGCGACGACCTCGCCGCCGTGCGCCTGGGCCAGCATCTGGCCGCCGAAGCAGATCCCGAAGACGGGTACGCCGGCCTCGTCCGCGGTCTGCAGCAGCTCGAGCTCCGGCTTCACCCACGACGCGACCTGGTCGCTGTAGACGCTCCACCGGGCACCGAGCACGAGGACGGCGTCGTAGTCGCGCGGGTCCGGGAAGTCGACGTCCACGCCGGGATCGCCGAAACGCTCCGGCGGGATCACCTGGACGCGCTCGACGTCGTAGCCGCGCTCGGCGAAGCGCTCCTCGATCCCGCCGGCGGCCAGGTAGTCGTGCCCGATGAGCAGCAGCCGCTGGGTGGGCGCGGCCATCAGCCCATCGCCTCCGCCCGCTTGACGACCTCCCGGCAGAACGACTCCATCTCGGCGGCGGCGTCGATGAACATCGACGGCTTCACGCAGAACGTGGTGAAGCCCTGCTCGAGCTGGGCGGGGATCGAGTCCATCGACTCGGCGATGTCGGCGCGGGTGCGGTCGTCGGGGAAGCGGACGCTCACGCCGCCGACCATCTCCAGGTCGGCGATGTCGCGGCCGGCGGCGGCCATCGCGTCCCGGATCACCCGTAGGTCCTCCGCGCTCGGACGGCCGAGCGGGTGGAAGCCGTGCCCGTACCGCACCAGCCGCTCGACGACCGCCCCGTGCGCCTTCTGCCCGCCGAACCACATCCTCAGGCCCTCGGGGCGGAACGCCTTCGGCTCGAGGTAGATGTCCTCGAAGTCGAAGTAGTGGCCGTGGTGGGTGGCGGGCGACTGCTGGAAGACCAGGTCCATCACCTCGAGCTGCTCGTCGAGGATCCGGCCGCGCTCGCGGAAGGGTACGCCGAGCGCGGCGTACTCGTCCTTGCTCCAGCTCACGTTGGGCTGGACGACCAGGCGGCCCTCCGAGAGCAGGTCGAGGGTGCCGAGCTCGCGGGCGAGCATGAGCGGGTGGCGCAGCGGCGCGAGCACCGCGGCCGCGACCAGGCGGACCCGGGAGGTGACGCTGGCCATCGCGGAGAACAGCATCAGCGAGTTGGGCCAGGGCATCAGCGGGTCCTGGTTGCCGGGCATCGCATAGTCGCGCGGGTTGCCCATGACGCCCTGGTCGCTGGCGTCGGGGCCGAGGACGACGTGCTCGGAGATCATCACCGAGTCGAAGCCGGCGTCCTCGGCGATCCGGGCCCAGGTGACCAGGTCGCCGAGGTTGCGGCCGTCGGTGAGGGTCCAGTTCTCGCTGAGGATCATCAGCATGCGGGGCGTGGGCACAGCGTCCTCCCGTCAGTGCGTGTTCGAGAGGTCGGGCTTGCGGATGCCGCGGAACTCCCAGTCGCCGCCCTGGGCGGTCGAGAGGACCTCCTCGCTCTCGGTCGGCTGCGCGCCGACGTCGCTGCGGATCGGCGTCGGCCCCTCGACGATGTGGTTGCGCAGCGTGCCGAGGCCCTCCACCTCGACCTCCACGACGTCGCCGGGGTACACGGTGCGCGAGATGGCCGGCGTACCGGACATGAGCACGTCGCCGGGCTGCAGCGTGATGGTGCGCGCGATGTCGGCGACGAGGTAGTGCATGTCCCACTTCATCTCGCGGGTGTTGCCGTCCTGGCGGACCTCACCGTTGACGAGGGTGCGGATCCGCTTGTCGCGGAAGTCCCAGCCCTCGACGATGCCGGGGCCGATCGGGCAGAGGGTGTCGGCGCCCTTGACGCGCAGCATCGAGCCGGAGTCGGTGTCGCGGAAGTCGTGCAGGCCGTAGTCGTTGCCGATCGAGTAGCCGCGGATGTAGTCGCCGGCCTCCTGCGGCGAGATGTTGCGAGCGGTGCGGCCGATCACGATCGCGATCTCGCCCTCGTAGTTGAGCCACTTGCAGCCCTGCGGCCGGACCACCGCGGACTCGTGCGCGTTGAGCGCGGAGACCGGCTTGTGGAAGTACGTCGGCGCCGGCGGCAGCGTCGTCATCATCTCCTCGACCCGCGAGGAGTAGTTGAGGTGGACGCAGACGATCTTGCTCGGCGCGACCGGCGGCAGGTGAGTGGCGTCGGCGATCGCGACCGTGCGGCCGTCGCCGGCGACGAGGGTGTCCCCGTCGCGGCGTACGTCGACCGCGTTGCCGTCGAGCAGGATCCGGCGGTACTCGGTGGTCATTCGGGTTCCTCTCACCCGGCAGCCGGTACGTCGGCGCCGGGGCCGCTCATCTGGCGGACGTAGTCGGGATCGGTCGGGGTGGCGTGGGCGGCGGGGAACCCGTCCTCGGGGCGGTCGAACCACAGGTGCACCTGGCCGGTGCCGACGGAGTTCTCGTACTCGCCGTACTGGCGGCCGGGGGCGGTGCAGTCGCCCTCGCCGAGGGCGCCGATCATCATCAGGTAGTGCTGGAAGCGGGCCTCCGGCTTGAACCGGTGGAACTCGTCCATCGTCTCGAGCACCCGGGCGTGGTCGCCGCGCTTGAACCAGTCGATCCGCTCGGCGTCGGCGGCCGCGGCCTCCGGGGAGAAGATGTGCTCGACGCCGGCGGCCTCGTGGTCGCGCAGCTTCCGCAGCGGCCAGAAGGTGTGGGACATCGCACCGGAGGCGATCAGCAGCACCTTGCGGTCGGACTCGGCGATGGCCGTGCCGAGGGCACGGCCGAGGCGCAGCGCGTCCTCGCCGTCGGCGGTCTGGCACACGCCGATCGAGATCCACCTCTTGTCGGGCAGGCCCTGGCCGAGGTACTCCCACACATTGGTGGTGGCGTAGAAGATCGGCAGGCTGTGGTCGTCGATCGCGGTGATCCAGGTGCTGTTCTCCGCACCCTTGCCGGCGATCAGGTGCGCCAGCTCGGGGTCGCCCGGGAAGTCGTACGGCCGCCGGGACATGCCGCGCGGCAGCTCTT harbors:
- a CDS encoding catechol 1,2-dioxygenase; amino-acid sequence: MGEIVGAGLIAHVPTIVLPEEIRRELNDGQDTTLVSGLQQLRREVFDVLDYDTVVVLDSHWATTVEWVVTAQDRRSGLFTSEELPRGMSRRPYDFPGDPELAHLIAGKGAENSTWITAIDDHSLPIFYATTNVWEYLGQGLPDKRWISIGVCQTADGEDALRLGRALGTAIAESDRKVLLIASGAMSHTFWPLRKLRDHEAAGVEHIFSPEAAAADAERIDWFKRGDHARVLETMDEFHRFKPEARFQHYLMMIGALGEGDCTAPGRQYGEYENSVGTGQVHLWFDRPEDGFPAAHATPTDPDYVRQMSGPGADVPAAG
- a CDS encoding flavin monoamine oxidase family protein, whose product is MSEVDVVVVGAGLAGLSAARTLVAAGRSVTVLEARERVGGRTEGGTLEGAPVELGGTWLGEGHTRMYELVAELGLETFPTWNDAGSLLLELGGRQSRLSPTKGATPRLNPIALADLAQGLARYGRLARSVDPARPWAHPRAEVLDGQTYESWVRRNLRTPAGRSYFRVLAEALYSADPSDLSLLHTLFYTASNGDLETLASTDRGAQKDRVVGGSVLVAQRLAEGLDVRLASPVARIAQDDRGVTVLTRGGEALTARHVVVAVPPTLAGRLDYDPLLPPWRDQLTQRVPAGTVAKCFAAYPTPFWREQGLNGQAISDRGPVKVTFDVSPPDAGVGILLGFVEGGEARRWQRLPEAERRRGVLDCFARYFGAAAAHPTSYVEKDWSAEEFTRGCYGAHFAPGTWTSYGPALREPVGRIHWAGAEYAVEWNGYMEGAVRSGCTTAEAILSGRRGSASC
- a CDS encoding fumarylacetoacetate hydrolase family protein, with the translated sequence MTTEYRRILLDGNAVDVRRDGDTLVAGDGRTVAIADATHLPPVAPSKIVCVHLNYSSRVEEMMTTLPPAPTYFHKPVSALNAHESAVVRPQGCKWLNYEGEIAIVIGRTARNISPQEAGDYIRGYSIGNDYGLHDFRDTDSGSMLRVKGADTLCPIGPGIVEGWDFRDKRIRTLVNGEVRQDGNTREMKWDMHYLVADIARTITLQPGDVLMSGTPAISRTVYPGDVVEVEVEGLGTLRNHIVEGPTPIRSDVGAQPTESEEVLSTAQGGDWEFRGIRKPDLSNTH
- a CDS encoding TetR/AcrR family transcriptional regulator: MAYVEASVRRRQLVAAARSALAREGVARTSLRAVAAEAGVPLGTMQYVFPSKKELLRAVIEDVVDEIADVLEKATETDRGLEHAIRRGLAAFWKELVSGRTNLQVMQYELTMYALRTPGQEELARWQYERYAEVVAAWCQQAATHAGETCAVPFARLARVIVASIDGLILQHVCNPSPTRARGDLDAVADMVVALAAIAPAA
- a CDS encoding TIGR03619 family F420-dependent LLM class oxidoreductase, producing MPTPRMLMILSENWTLTDGRNLGDLVTWARIAEDAGFDSVMISEHVVLGPDASDQGVMGNPRDYAMPGNQDPLMPWPNSLMLFSAMASVTSRVRLVAAAVLAPLRHPLMLARELGTLDLLSEGRLVVQPNVSWSKDEYAALGVPFRERGRILDEQLEVMDLVFQQSPATHHGHYFDFEDIYLEPKAFRPEGLRMWFGGQKAHGAVVERLVRYGHGFHPLGRPSAEDLRVIRDAMAAAGRDIADLEMVGGVSVRFPDDRTRADIAESMDSIPAQLEQGFTTFCVKPSMFIDAAAEMESFCREVVKRAEAMG
- a CDS encoding type 1 glutamine amidotransferase, with product MAAPTQRLLLIGHDYLAAGGIEERFAERGYDVERVQVIPPERFGDPGVDVDFPDPRDYDAVLVLGARWSVYSDQVASWVKPELELLQTADEAGVPVFGICFGGQMLAQAHGGEVVASPAPEIGPHVVSGVPAVAGIWTQWHHDRFVPPADATVVGANAAAPQAFVLRRNLAVQFHPEVDANSVRGWVEDGGAQDARDHGLDPDVLLEHVGSLDADIRVRAAALVDYFLDDVATS
- a CDS encoding NAD-dependent succinate-semialdehyde dehydrogenase, coding for MTEYAVRNPATGDLVETFPTATDAEVAAAVDAAAAAYASWGRTSTVAERAALLSRVAELHRERAAELAEAIHVEMGKAPAAAEGEVLFSAAIYDFYAERAAAFLADEEIELLGGSGRAVVRRGPVGPLLGIMPWNYPVYQVARFAAPNLATGNTIVLKHAPQCPRSAALQAAILADAGLPPGAYVNVYATNEQIADVIADPRIQGVSLTGSERAGAAVAEIAGRNLKKCVLELGGSDPFVLLATDDLDATVDAAAEARLSNTGQACNAGKRFVVVDELYDDFVSRFTERVLAAGDLAPLSSVAAAEGLARQVDEAVAAGASLASTGEREGAFFPAGVLTGVTADSPAYRQELFGPVAMVFRAADEDDAVRIANDTPYGLGSYVFTTDPAQAERVADALETGMVFVNGVGLEAVELPFGGVKRSGFGRELGRLGMDEFVNKKLIRVAR
- a CDS encoding TetR/AcrR family transcriptional regulator, which translates into the protein MTGPSRAEATRARLLEAAVTAFSEKGFHGTTTRDIAGAAGMSPAAVYVHHRSKEELLFLISRAGHQEALDVVRTARASSSDPVEQAAAVGRAFAEFHAHHHTVARILNYELAALSDEHRAEIDELRTGIDRELRDLVRDGVASGAFDIPDPALAATALASMGVDIARWYREDGEWSPTQIGDYYADLALRLVGAR